Proteins encoded in a region of the Gulosibacter sediminis genome:
- a CDS encoding TSUP family transporter, whose protein sequence is MSAELAPWLPVAWTTLVLLIVAAFGAGWIDAVVGGGGLIQLPALVIGLPQTLPSPYVLGTNKLASFMGTLSASLVYLRKLRTQLVVIVPLALGAYAGSTGGAWFSRFLPREVLTPIVLVAVVGIGAYILFKPHLGLSHEPRHEGHSMGWRSGLIGLSVGFYDGLLGPGTGSFFVILMVAVLGFGFLEASVNAKIANVVTNIAAIVLYGLHGEVVWVLGLCMGVANVLGAVIGARMAVRRGSSFVRKIFVVAISILALKLGWDTVDLFWL, encoded by the coding sequence GTGTCTGCTGAGCTCGCCCCGTGGTTGCCCGTTGCGTGGACGACCCTCGTGCTGCTCATCGTCGCCGCGTTCGGCGCGGGCTGGATTGACGCGGTCGTCGGCGGTGGCGGGCTGATTCAGCTGCCCGCGCTCGTCATCGGTCTGCCGCAGACCCTGCCGAGCCCCTATGTGCTCGGCACGAATAAGCTCGCGTCGTTCATGGGCACGCTGAGCGCGAGCCTCGTGTACCTGCGCAAACTGCGCACGCAGCTGGTGGTGATCGTGCCGCTCGCGCTCGGCGCCTACGCCGGCTCCACCGGGGGAGCGTGGTTCTCGCGCTTTCTGCCACGTGAGGTGCTCACGCCGATCGTGCTCGTCGCGGTGGTGGGCATCGGTGCGTACATCCTGTTCAAGCCGCACCTCGGACTCAGCCACGAGCCGCGCCACGAGGGCCACTCGATGGGCTGGCGCTCGGGTTTGATCGGCCTCTCGGTCGGCTTCTACGACGGCTTGCTCGGCCCCGGCACCGGCTCGTTTTTCGTGATCCTCATGGTCGCGGTGCTCGGGTTTGGCTTCCTCGAGGCGAGCGTGAACGCGAAGATCGCGAACGTCGTGACGAACATCGCCGCGATTGTGCTCTACGGCCTCCACGGCGAGGTCGTCTGGGTGCTCGGCCTCTGCATGGGCGTCGCGAACGTGCTCGGCGCCGTCATCGGCGCGCGCATGGCCGTGCGACGCGGTTCGTCATTCGTGCGCAAGATCTTCGTCGTCGCCATCTCGATCCTCGCCCTCAAACTCGGCTGGGACACCGTCGACCTCTTCTGGCTCTGA
- a CDS encoding succinate dehydrogenase iron-sulfur subunit: MTESQVDTAAPQVEEPEKPFKVEIVVRRYSSETDHEPYWQSFTVDMYSTNRILDALHQIKWEQDSTLAFRRSCAHGVCGSDAMRINGRNRLACKTLIKDLDITKPVYVEAIKGLPLERDLIVDMDPFFEAFKEVQPFLQASDKPEKERIQSIEDRAVFDDTTKCILCAACTTSCPVFWTDGQYFGPAAIVNAHRFIFDSRDEAASTRLDILNDQEGVWRCRTTFNCTDACPRGIEVTKAIAEVKQAVLRGRP; the protein is encoded by the coding sequence ATGACTGAATCGCAGGTTGACACCGCCGCGCCCCAGGTCGAAGAGCCGGAGAAGCCCTTCAAGGTCGAGATCGTCGTGCGTCGCTACAGCTCGGAGACCGACCATGAGCCGTACTGGCAGTCGTTCACCGTCGACATGTACTCGACCAACCGCATCCTCGATGCCCTGCACCAGATCAAGTGGGAGCAGGACTCGACCCTCGCGTTCCGCCGCTCGTGCGCGCACGGCGTGTGTGGCTCCGACGCGATGCGCATCAACGGCCGCAACCGCCTCGCGTGCAAGACGCTGATCAAGGACCTCGACATCACCAAGCCGGTGTACGTCGAGGCCATCAAGGGTCTGCCGCTCGAGCGCGACCTCATCGTCGACATGGACCCCTTCTTCGAGGCGTTCAAGGAGGTGCAGCCCTTCCTGCAGGCTTCGGACAAGCCCGAGAAGGAGCGCATCCAGTCGATCGAGGACCGCGCCGTGTTCGATGACACGACCAAGTGCATCCTCTGCGCCGCGTGCACGACCTCGTGCCCGGTGTTCTGGACCGACGGCCAGTATTTCGGCCCCGCCGCGATCGTGAACGCGCACCGCTTCATCTTCGACTCGCGTGACGAGGCCGCGTCGACCCGTCTCGACATCCTCAACGACCAGGAAGGCGTGTGGCGCTGCCGCACCACCTTCAACTGCACCGACGCATGCCCCCGCGGCATCGAGGTCACCAAGGCCATCGCCGAGGTCAAGCAGGCCGTGCTGCGCGGTCGTCCGTAG